In Candidatus Omnitrophota bacterium, the genomic stretch GTCCTGGTTCGACCTCTACATCGTAGACGGGATAGTAAATATGGCGGCGAACATCACGTGGCTCTGCTCCGCGATACTGCGCAGGCTGCAGACCGGCCTCGTGCAGAATTACATACTGATAGCGTTCTTCGGGCTCGCGATAATCATACTGATAAAATTGATAGGAGGTTAGAATGCCCTTTCCCCTGTTGACGTCGATAGTCTTCCTGCCGCTTCTCGGCGGGCTGCTTATCCTTTTTATCCCGAAAGAGAGGACCGGGCTGATAAAGACCATAGCCACGGCCGCGACAGGCCTCGCGCTCGTCCTGGCTGCCGCCCTGGTCCTGAAATTCGACTGTGGTGACCTTGCGATGCAGTTTGTTGAGCGGTCACCATGGATACCGCAGATAAACATAAACTATCACCTCGGCGTCGACGGCATCAGCATCGGCCTCGTATTCCTGACCGCGCTCCTGGGTTTCTTCGCCTGCATCGGCTCATACGGAATAAAGGAACGGCAGAAGGAGTATTATTTCCTGTACCTCCTGTTGAATACCGGCATGCTCGGGACGTTTTTGGCGCTCGACCTCTTTCTCTTCTATGCATTCTGGGAGATAGTCCTTGTGCCGATGTATTTCCTGATAGGGATATGGGGAGGCCCGAGGAAAGAATACGCGGCGATCAAGTTCTTCATATATACCCTGGCAGGTTCGGTATTTATGCTCCTTTCGATACTGGCGCTTTATTTCACGTCGAACCCGCACACTTTCAATATGCTCGAGCTCGCGGGTAGCGGCAGCACGCTGGCGAAAGGTTTCCAGATAGCGCTATTTATCGGCTTCTATCTCGGCTTCGCGATAAAAGTCCCCGTATTCCCTTTCCATACTTGGTTGCCTGACGCGCACGTAGAGGCGCCTACTCCGATAAGCGTCCTGCTCGCAGGTGTCCTGCTTAAGATGGGCGGGTACGGTTTCTTCAGGATCAGTTTCCCCATATTAAAGGATGCGGCGATATACTTCGCCCTGCCGTTCGCGATACTCGGCGCGATAAACATCGTCTACGGGGCATTCGTGGCGATGGCGCAGACGGATTTCAAGAAGATGGTCGCATATTCGTCGGTAAGCCATATGGGGTTCGTGATGCTCGGTCTCGCGAGCATGACAGTGACCGGGTTTAACGGCGCGTTGATGCAGATGTTCAACCACGGCGTGATAACCGGCGGCATGTTTCTTCTCGTCGGCGTCCTCTATGACCGCGCCCACACCAGGGACCTTGATAAATTCGGCGGCCTGGGCGCGAAGATGCCGGTCTACGCCGGGATACTTACGGTCTTTACACTCGCCTCGCTCGGCCTGCCGGGATTAAGCGGCTTCGTAAGCGAGTTCATGTCTCTGATAGGCGGTTTCGCGGCGTTCAGGCTGATAACCGTAATATCGGTCCTCGGCATCATAATAACCGCGGGATATTTCCTCTATATGATCCAGCGCGTATTACTGGGTCCGCTCAACCCGGTATGGTCTAAAATAACCGATATAAACAGGCGCGAGATATTTACACTTGCTCCTTTGATGATAGTGATAATAGCCATCGGCGTATATCCTCTCTTGATACTCAACTTCCAGTCGCCGGCCATAATCAACCTGATACGGCATATCGGAGGGGCCCTGTTTTGAGCGTCCTCCTCAGCGTTAAATATTTCTTTCCTGAGATCGTATTGACCGGGTTTGCGGTCGCGGTCTTGATCGTCGGGCTCTTCGTAAAAAGGCGGGCTGTGCTGGGCATGTTCTGCCTGCTCGGAATACTGGCCGCGATCCTGCTCATGCCGCAAAGCTACCAGGCGACATCCCCGCTCTTCTCCGGGATGCTGATCAACGATTCCTTCTCCGAGTTCTTTAAGGAGATCGTATTTCTCGTCGTCGGCCTTGTCATCCTCGTATCGATGGGATACAGGGCATTCTCCGATGAGGACGCGGGCGAGTATTACTTCCTCCTCCTTTCCGTCTTGGTCGCTATGATGATAGCCGCCTCTTCCAATAACCTCATTATGATATATATCGCTCTCGAAGCCGTCTCTCTGATGTCGTATATCCTCGTAGGATTCCTGAAGACCGACCGGCGCTCGAGCGAAGCGGGCCTGAAGTATTTCCTCTTCGGCGCCCTCGCCACCGGCGTGATGCTTTACGGCATATCGTTCATATACGGCCTCTTCGGCACTACCGACCTCGCGGAGATAAGCCGGGTCCTGGCAGCGGGGAACGTCAATATCTTCGCCTCGACGATAGCGCTGCTGCTGATCTTCGCCGGGTTGAGTTTCAAATGCGCGCTTGTGCCGTTCCACATGTGGGTGCCGGACGCCTACCAGGGCGCGCCGACCCCGGTGACCGCGTTAATATCCGCCGGGCCGAAGGCGATAGGTTTCGCGATACTCATTCGCGTATTCCTCAAGAACTTCTTCCCTCTCTTCCCCGGATGGTCGGAGACGGTCTCTGTCATCGCGATAATAACTATGACCGCGGGGAATATCCTTGCCATAAACCAGGAAAATATAAAAAGGCTGCTCGGGTATTCATCCATAGCGCAGGCCGGCTACATATTGATAGGGTTCGTCGTCGGGACCGCTCTGGGGATACAAGGCATGATGTTCTATATACTCGCTTACGTATTGATGAACATCGGCGCGTTCGGCTGCGTGGCGCTCATATCGAACCGGCTCGGGAACGATTACATCGAGGATTACTCGGGCCTCTCGAAACGGGAGCCTGTCCTGGCGTTCCTCCTGACAGTCTTCCTCCTCTCGCTTGCCGGGATCCCGCCGCTGGCCGGATTCTTCGGTAAATTCCTCGTCTTCGCCGCGGCGATAGAATCCAAGTACTATATCCTAGCGATCGCCGGAGTGATAAACAGCGTCCTGGCCATTTATTATTACGTCAAGATAATCAAATTCATGTACCTGGCTGAACCGCGCGCCGGGATGCACGTGTCCGTGCTGCCCGTTCCCGCGACGCCCGGGACCGGGGCCGTAAAACTCGCCCTGATCATTGCCCTTATCGGGATCATCGTTGCCGGCCTCTTCCCCGGCCTTTTTATCGGCTGGATATCCGCGTCGTTACTTTAGGAGACGTGATGGAAAAAAAGCGTTTTTTTGTTCTCATCCTGCTTATTTTCATTTCTCTTCCTCTTTCTGCCGGGGCTGACTCCGTAAAACTTAAGAAGGGCGGCAACCTGTCAGGCATAATCAGGCAGGAGGACGATACCTCGATCACTCTCCAGATAGGCATGGGAACGATGAGTATACAAAAAAAAGAGATAGAGTCTGTCCGTAAAGCCGGCGAAAAAGAAAACTATGCCCTGGACGCTTCCTTCAGGAAGGCAGCCATCGAAAGAGGGACCTTTGTGCCGCCGGGGCTGGAGGAGATGGCGCAAAAATTAAGGACTATGGCCGAGGACAGGAAAAAAGTCGACGGCGCCAAGCGACAGCTCGATTCGCTGAAACAAAGGCTGGAAGACGATTCCGATAAATTCAGGTCTATGAGGTCGGATTTCGACAGGAAGAACGCGGAGGTCAGCGGGATGGACCCAAAAAGCGATGTCCCGCGCTATAACAGCCTGATAACCGAGCTTAATGCGGCCGGCGTCAAGATCTCGGCCCTGTCGGAAGAACTAAACAAGATGAACCCAAGGCTGTCGGAATACCAGAACGCGTACTGGAAGGCGATAACCGAGTACGGCAATGAGATCGGGGATTTCGGCATATACCTGGATAAGACGGCCGAAGACTTCAAGAAACGCGGGATTACCGACGACGAATCCCTCTACCTCGAGACCGCAAGGATATCTCTCGCGGACCTGCAAAAAGGCCTGAACAGGGACGCGATCGCCGTCTCAAAAAGCAACCATGGCATGACGGTAAAGGCCGTGCTTAACGGCGAGGTCACCTGCCTGCTGGCCGTCGATACAGGCGCTGCGGTAGTGGTAATAACGAGATCTATCGCCGACAGGCTCGAGATAAATCCCAGCGATTCGCTGGAAGACGTGCAATTCACGCTGGCCGACGGCAGTATCATCAAAAGCAAGGTCGTTAAGATAAAGAGCGTCCGGGTCGGGAATTCCACGGTCCATGACGTCGCGGCGGCCGTAACGGACAAACCGCCGGGAGCGGGAGTGGACGGGCTCTTGGGTATGTCTTTCCTGAACAACTTTAATATCAAGATGGATGTAGCGAACGGGAAGCTGATACTGGAAACGATAAAATAGCCTCGGTTGAAAATATGCTTGCCGGTGTGTTATAATATGCAGATCGAAGACAGGAAGAAGGCGGATTTCTACAAATGGACCAAGATCTGGGGGCTTCTCTCCTTTGTGCCCGTCGTCCTGGCCGCAGGCCCGCTTGCGGGGTACTTTCTGGGCGATTACCTGGAGAAGAAGATCGGGTACGCGCCTTACCTGTCCCTTATCGGCATGGCGCTCGGTTTCTTCACGAGCATAAGGGAGATAATAAAGATATTGAAGCTGGTCCAGAAGACGGACCCGAAACCAAATAAGTCGGAAAATCGTCATGACTGAAACGCACGCCGCACAACCCGAACTGCAGAATTTCGTGGGGCTTCTCGCCGAGAAGCTCGAGGGGACTCCTTTCGCGCATTTCCTCCTTATCTGGGAGAATGTGATATTCTCTCTGATAATAGTCGCGGTCATTTCCCTTCTCGCCTATTTCGCCTCGAGGAAGAGTTCTATGATCCCGGGCAGGCTACAGCTCTTCATGGAGATGATCGTAGGCGGGCTGGATGATTTCGTCTGCGGGATACTCGGCCCTGACGGGAAAAGGTTCACTCCCTTTATCGGGACGCTCTTCATATATATCCTTTTCATGAACCTCTTAGGGCTTATCCCGTTCTTTAAGTCGTCTACGGCGAACCTCTCGACGACCGTAGCGCTCGCGCTCTGCGTCTTCCTTTACGTCCAATATACCGCGATCAAGGAGAACGGCCTGCTCGGGTACATAGACCACCTGATGGGCAACCCGCGCGGGATAATAGCCTTTACCGTCTTTATTCCTGTCCTCCTTTTTTTCATACACATAATTTCCGAACTTGTAAAACCGGTAAGCCTGGCATTACGTCTCCGCAGCAACATCTGGGCCGAGGATATGTTGCTGGCTGTGTCGGCGCAATTCGGTATCGGCGGAGTGCCGTTATTTCTCTTCAACATGCTTTTGGTCATATTGAGCGGGATCATGCAGGCGGTAGTCTTCAGCCTGCTGACCACCGTATATTTCGCGTTAGTGATGCCGCACCACGAAGAATAGTAACGATTCCCGCTGAAGGCGGGATTAAATTCGGCCTTATAAGTTACGCCGCTGTTGCGCCGCAACTTATGGCCTCATTTAAAAAGGAGGTAGGTAATGGACTACAAGGCTATGCTTTCGATCTCCGTCCCGATAGGGCTGGCGATCGCGGCGTTCGGTTCCGCCATCGCTCTCGGAAAGGCCGTAGCTGCGGCAATGGAGGCGACGGCGAGGCAGCCTGAGGCGTCTATGAAGATACTAATCAACATGATCGCCGGTTGCGCGCTTATCGAGGCCCTGACGATCTACGCTTTGGTGCTCTCTTTCTCTCTTCTCGGAAAGATCTAGCAGATCAAGAGATGGACCTATTAAAGCTGCTTACAACTAATGAGATAGTCGCGCAGATAATAAGTTTCCTTCTGCTCATGGCCCTTCTGCGCGTATTCGCGTGGAAGAAACTGCTCAAACTGCTCGACGACAGGCGCGCGCGGATCGCCTCGGAGTTCAAGAAGATCGAGGATGCGCAGGCCGCGGTCGAGCGCATGAGGTCCGACTACGGCAAGAAGCTCGCGGATATCGAGTCCGAGTCCCGCGCCAGGATACAGGAGGCCATAAACGAGGGGAAGCAGTTCTCCCTGGAGATAAGGGAGAACGCGCGGCAGGAAGCGCGCGCCATCCTGGACAAGGCGCAGGAAAATATAGAGAATGAGGTCTTAAAGGCCAGGCAGGAATTGAAGGAAAGGGTCGTCGAGCTTACGCTCGGCACGACCGAGAAACTCCTAAAGGAGAAGATCACCGGCGAAAAGGACAAAAAACTCGCCTCTGATTTCCTTGATGAGCTCGAGAAGGTCAAATGAGTGACAGGGCAGTCGCGAGAAGATACGCCGATGGGTTCCTCGCCTTCGCCAAGGATACGATAGGGACGAAAAAGGGCCTCGAGGAGATAATCTCTTTCGGGGAAATCTTGAACGAGAACCCGGAGCTTTCGAAATTCCTTGAGAACCCTGAGATAACCTGCGCGGAGAAATCCGGATTCGTGGATGCTGCCTTCAAGTCCATCCTCTCTATTGAGACGCGGGACTTCATAAAATTGATAATCGAGAAACGCCGCAGCGAAGAAGCAGTCGATATCGCCGACGAGGCGAAGATACTCTATCGCCGCGAGATGGGGATAGAGAAGGCCGTAATAAAAAGCGCGAAGCCGCTGCCGCAGGATATAGTCCGGATGATCAAGGACAGGCTCGAGGGCAAATTCGAGAAAAAACTTGAATTTGAGATAGCGATAGACCCCGGCCTCCTCGGCGGGGTGCAGGCGACCGTAGGCAATATCGTCATAGACGGCTCGGTGAAAAGGAAACTCTACGAATTAAAGGAATATCTAATGGAGAGCAAGGTAGAATAATATGGCGATAAGACCCGAAGAAGTCGCTTCAGTGATCAGGAAAGAACTGGAAAAATTCAAGTCGAAGATGAAGATGGAGTCCGTCGGCACGGTGCTCCAGGTCGGGGACGGGATCGCCCGTGTTTACGGCCTCGACGATGTAATGGCCGGCGAGCTCGTCGAACTGCCTGGAGGGATCATGGGCATGGTCCTCAACCTTGAGGAAGAGAGCGTTGGCGTCGTCATCTTCGGTTCCGATGAGACCATAAAAGACGGCGATACCGTCAAGAGGACGGGAAAGATCGTGCAGGTGCCCGTCGGCAAGGCGCTTGTCGGGCGCGTAGTCGACGCTCTGGGAAATCCTATAGACGATAAGGGGCCTGTCGTGACTGACAAATTCAGGCCTGTCGAAGGGCATTCCCCGAACGTCATCCAGCGCCAGCCGGTAAAGGAACCGCTCCAGACCGGGATAAAAGCCATCGATTCGATGATACCCATAGGCCGCGGGCAGCGCGAACTTATAATCGGCGACAGGCAAATAGGAAAGACCGCTATCGCCGTCGATACGATAATAAACCAGAAAGACAAGGATATATACTGTATATACGTCGCCGTAGGGCAAAAGCTTTCCACCATCGTTTCGGTGGCCGAAACGCTGGCTAAATATGGGGCCATGGATTATACGGTGATCGTAAGC encodes the following:
- a CDS encoding NADH-quinone oxidoreductase subunit M; translation: MPFPLLTSIVFLPLLGGLLILFIPKERTGLIKTIATAATGLALVLAAALVLKFDCGDLAMQFVERSPWIPQININYHLGVDGISIGLVFLTALLGFFACIGSYGIKERQKEYYFLYLLLNTGMLGTFLALDLFLFYAFWEIVLVPMYFLIGIWGGPRKEYAAIKFFIYTLAGSVFMLLSILALYFTSNPHTFNMLELAGSGSTLAKGFQIALFIGFYLGFAIKVPVFPFHTWLPDAHVEAPTPISVLLAGVLLKMGGYGFFRISFPILKDAAIYFALPFAILGAINIVYGAFVAMAQTDFKKMVAYSSVSHMGFVMLGLASMTVTGFNGALMQMFNHGVITGGMFLLVGVLYDRAHTRDLDKFGGLGAKMPVYAGILTVFTLASLGLPGLSGFVSEFMSLIGGFAAFRLITVISVLGIIITAGYFLYMIQRVLLGPLNPVWSKITDINRREIFTLAPLMIVIIAIGVYPLLILNFQSPAIINLIRHIGGALF
- the atpF gene encoding F0F1 ATP synthase subunit B, coding for MDLLKLLTTNEIVAQIISFLLLMALLRVFAWKKLLKLLDDRRARIASEFKKIEDAQAAVERMRSDYGKKLADIESESRARIQEAINEGKQFSLEIRENARQEARAILDKAQENIENEVLKARQELKERVVELTLGTTEKLLKEKITGEKDKKLASDFLDELEKVK
- the atpB gene encoding F0F1 ATP synthase subunit A encodes the protein MTETHAAQPELQNFVGLLAEKLEGTPFAHFLLIWENVIFSLIIVAVISLLAYFASRKSSMIPGRLQLFMEMIVGGLDDFVCGILGPDGKRFTPFIGTLFIYILFMNLLGLIPFFKSSTANLSTTVALALCVFLYVQYTAIKENGLLGYIDHLMGNPRGIIAFTVFIPVLLFFIHIISELVKPVSLALRLRSNIWAEDMLLAVSAQFGIGGVPLFLFNMLLVILSGIMQAVVFSLLTTVYFALVMPHHEE
- a CDS encoding NADH-quinone oxidoreductase subunit N — translated: MSVLLSVKYFFPEIVLTGFAVAVLIVGLFVKRRAVLGMFCLLGILAAILLMPQSYQATSPLFSGMLINDSFSEFFKEIVFLVVGLVILVSMGYRAFSDEDAGEYYFLLLSVLVAMMIAASSNNLIMIYIALEAVSLMSYILVGFLKTDRRSSEAGLKYFLFGALATGVMLYGISFIYGLFGTTDLAEISRVLAAGNVNIFASTIALLLIFAGLSFKCALVPFHMWVPDAYQGAPTPVTALISAGPKAIGFAILIRVFLKNFFPLFPGWSETVSVIAIITMTAGNILAINQENIKRLLGYSSIAQAGYILIGFVVGTALGIQGMMFYILAYVLMNIGAFGCVALISNRLGNDYIEDYSGLSKREPVLAFLLTVFLLSLAGIPPLAGFFGKFLVFAAAIESKYYILAIAGVINSVLAIYYYVKIIKFMYLAEPRAGMHVSVLPVPATPGTGAVKLALIIALIGIIVAGLFPGLFIGWISASLL
- a CDS encoding TIGR02281 family clan AA aspartic protease — encoded protein: MEKKRFFVLILLIFISLPLSAGADSVKLKKGGNLSGIIRQEDDTSITLQIGMGTMSIQKKEIESVRKAGEKENYALDASFRKAAIERGTFVPPGLEEMAQKLRTMAEDRKKVDGAKRQLDSLKQRLEDDSDKFRSMRSDFDRKNAEVSGMDPKSDVPRYNSLITELNAAGVKISALSEELNKMNPRLSEYQNAYWKAITEYGNEIGDFGIYLDKTAEDFKKRGITDDESLYLETARISLADLQKGLNRDAIAVSKSNHGMTVKAVLNGEVTCLLAVDTGAAVVVITRSIADRLEINPSDSLEDVQFTLADGSIIKSKVVKIKSVRVGNSTVHDVAAAVTDKPPGAGVDGLLGMSFLNNFNIKMDVANGKLILETIK
- a CDS encoding AtpZ/AtpI family protein, whose protein sequence is MQIEDRKKADFYKWTKIWGLLSFVPVVLAAGPLAGYFLGDYLEKKIGYAPYLSLIGMALGFFTSIREIIKILKLVQKTDPKPNKSENRHD
- a CDS encoding ATP synthase F0 subunit C, which codes for MDYKAMLSISVPIGLAIAAFGSAIALGKAVAAAMEATARQPEASMKILINMIAGCALIEALTIYALVLSFSLLGKI
- the atpH gene encoding ATP synthase F1 subunit delta; the encoded protein is MSDRAVARRYADGFLAFAKDTIGTKKGLEEIISFGEILNENPELSKFLENPEITCAEKSGFVDAAFKSILSIETRDFIKLIIEKRRSEEAVDIADEAKILYRREMGIEKAVIKSAKPLPQDIVRMIKDRLEGKFEKKLEFEIAIDPGLLGGVQATVGNIVIDGSVKRKLYELKEYLMESKVE